CACTTGATTGACCCATGAGCCATCGCCTTCTTCAGatatccaaaatataaatagcttaatttaaaatacatgtgtatattatgaaaattgttacaagGGATCTTGCGAATCATGTTgctttaatgaatatttttttttttttttttcacatcttgCGAATCatgttgtgaaaaaaatattcattaaagcAATGAAAAATTGATATTGACATTCTTGTATCATAAATCTTACAAAGATGGATTTGGACCAAAATCCCACGGTGGCACCTCGGCCATTTGCACAAGAGATGAAATCAGAGATGGAATGCAAGATgtaaatattctattttatgaaagtccTGCCTATCACAATTAAATATTCTCTGAAATAGAAACAATTATGAATTTGAAACTTCAATAAATTAAGCAAGCAATAACAGAATATGTATTTATCTGCCCCAACAAGACGTAGGCTTATTATGAAACGCTTAACGGCGAGTACAGAAACAAACACTTAGTTTTTCCGTCAGCCGATCCGACTTCCGCCGCGTCATTCAAACGTTTTTCTCTCGCTTTTTAAGACGATAATGCTACGACATATGCAtgttaaattaattcaaaaaggCAGGTGCAAGAGCTATAACAACCCACTTGATTCTGGTATTGGTAGAAAGGTGACATTTCAAATTTTCCAAAAAGTGCTGTGCCTAGTTATATAGCGTTCGTTTTAAGGAAAGTTAAGAACCCGAAGTGCCAAAAAGTcaataaatcgaaaaaaattcAGCacgttttattgttttttatttacaaaacctCTGCTATCAAACTAGGCACAGCACTTTTCCAGTAAAAAAAGTTATCTCGATTACAGGGAGCCCAAAACCAGGGCGATCCGATTTCATCTTGCACCCGACCTTTTTACTTATTTGGGAAATGTCATTACTTTCAGTTTGAAGTTACGTGACaccaatgtatttatatttttctataaataaaagtttggaatgcaattcaaaatagatatttCCCCCTCTGTTTACGTTTTTAACGTGCATTTTTGGCCTATAGGCAAATAAAACTAACTTTGAGTTGAATATGCTTTTTCCTGAGTATAAAATGGGACTTTTTTCGAAACTCCCTTAACGTCGCTGCGTATAGCCTCAGAAACAATACATGAATTAAGTGCAAACACTAGAAGCAATTCACAGCGGAATAATAAAGGAAATCGTAGGGATGgatttagaacattttttttggagAATCGCAAAATGAAAGCTATACCGGAAATAGGATGTGCAAGTGTTGTAACGGTAATCATGGAGTCTGGAAGTGTGATGAATTTCTGAAGTTAACCGTTAAAAAGATGGGATACCGCGAAACgtttcggtactggcatgaacatacggattttttttgtgttatttaaatttgctgttacaaaatattagaaattattttaaattaaggaatgtatctccctcacgcaaagctctgattcctttcactgatTTTGGCTAttctttttggaccttttggattatagctcttcatcttatataagctttggatttcaaatgttttggccacgagcatcactgaggagacatgtattgtcgaaatgcgcatctggtgcaagaaaattggtaccgttaattttataacAGTTGTGTTATCGTTGCTTAGGACATGATCACGTAGGCAGATAGTGTCCGAGAAGTAGAGCATGTAACTTGGATGGATGCAAAGAAGTGTACAACAGACTTTTACATAGAGATAAACAGGctacctacggacccctcaaaagagttgttgcaCATATTTGATCTATTTGCTATTCTAATAACCATGCAGCATTCAGGTGTTCAGGGAGGAATAATCCGAAACAAAACAACACAGACAATATAAATGAATGACTAGATTTTTACCAGAGGGAAAACGTTGGATACTCAAATAAATGTAGATGAGTTAAAGCAACAAgaaactattaaaccaagagttccaaatggtgaagttgaagtcattccttcataaattttacggacgccatgacgagttggttgaccgttatggaataaccgtttcacaaatgatatcgaatatatatacccctagtttttggaatggttcgtgttgtttattctttagttttctatgttgtgtcatggcgttgtcagtttgttctagatttatgagtttgactgtccctttggtaccttttgtccctcttttccTTACGTCGAAACTACAATCCCCCTCCCTTTCATGCATATGGCCTTCCGAATTATACTATTGACCGGATTTGTAATcgcataagcaacacgacgggtgccacatgtggaggaGGATCTGCTTATTCTTCCGGAGCACATAAGATCACCCCATTTTTTGGTGgaattaaggtctttcctttcttaaatggaaagaccttactgtatttcgtttgtttattattattctttttcctcGTCCGTTTTCAAAGTCAAAAATCAAGAAAAGTACGCAACATATCCAAATGATCTTTGGTATCATGTATCAGGGGTATAATATCTATCTTGTATTAGAATAACCAAGGTTTACTGTTtaccttataggagttatctccccaattacaaaaaacactgtTATCGCTACTCCTCATAAACTATAAGACTTAGcggcaaatgttttttttttaaatgttccttgCCAAAAGTTACAGCTTCAAATAATTTGAACCGAAGTGATCCAGTGACCtattataggagttatttccccttgaatatttaaattttcgataTGCATATAAATCTCATGAACCATAAGTCGAAGAGACTGCGGGTCTTCAGATTTGAGTTCAGTGgaccaaaacttaaaaataaaggtcaaggtcaaaggtcaaggtcatattttagattttcaaaagtttttcatttccctataactattgaacggttatagatacagaaaatttaagcagtgaaaaatgcttggtacttcaaggggcaacttttatacattatgactatattgattttaccattatgtaagggacataactcccactaaaggtttttaaaaagccatttttaggcaaaactcttaaacaaaaggtccttgacccatagggtcttttgcaatgaccttgtggagcaatgaccttgacgaaggtcacaaggtcaaaggtcaaggtcatcaaattatgtgttttttggcactatttaaacagttttatgagtgtttgaattccaatcaatcaatcaatcaataaatcaatcaatcaatcaatcaatcaatcaatcaatcaatcgagcaatcaattaaacaatcaatcaatcaatcaatcaatcaatcaaagcaagtttccgtttcatgtgtttaatacgggatccaaggtctctttttttcgcttgttttaattgacactttccaacgtgtttaaccaacgtgtttaaccaacatgttaaccaacgtgtttaaccaaccaactaaccaaccaatcaatcaatgcatgtttccgtttcatgtgtttcatacgggatccaatgttgttttttttcgcttgttttaattcagcctatccaaccaacgtgtttaaccaacgtgtttaaccaacgtgtttcaccaacgtgtttaactaaccaaccaacgtgtttaactaaccaatcaatcaatgcatgtttccgttttatgtgtttcatacgggatccaaggttttttttccgcttgttttaattcagcctatccaaccaacgtgtttaaccaacgtgtttaactaaccaaccgacgtgtttaaccaaccaacaaaccaatcaatcaatgcatgtttccgtttcatgtgtttcatacgggatccaaggttttttttcccgcttgttttaattgagcctatccaaccaacgtgtttaaccaacgtgtgaaaccaacgtgtttaaccaaggtgtttaactaaccaaccaacgtgtttaaccaaccaatcaatcaatggatgtttccgtttcatgtgtttcatacgggatccaatttctttttttcttctctgGCTTGTTTAAccatccaacgtgtttaaccaacatgtttaaccaacaggTTTAACCAACGattttaaccaaccaaccaaccaaccaaccaatcaatcaatcaatcaatcaatcaatcaatcaatcaatcaattagtGGAAGTttacgtttcatgtgtttgatacgggatccaaggtctctttttttcttcGCTTGTGTTATTTGAgtctatccaacgtgtttaaccaaccaatgtgtttaaccaacaaaccaaataatcaatcaatgtttgtttccgtttgatgtgttgaatacgggatccaatgtcttttttttcgtttgttcTAATTGAgtctatccaacgtgtttaatcgacatgtttaaccaacgtgttcaaccaaccagccaaccaaccaatcaatcaaccaatcaatcaatgcatgtttacgtttcatgtgtttgatatgGGATCCAAGGTTCCTTTTTTCTTCGCTTGtgttaattgagcctatccaacgtgtttaaccaaccaacgtgttcaaccaacaaaccaaccaatcaatcaattaatgcaagtttccgtttcatgtgttaaatacgggatccaagatgtctggggttttttttcgcttgttttaattgaaccTCTTttacgtgtttaactaaccaacgtgtttaaccaacatgtttaactaacgtgtttaaccaatcaaccaaccaatcaatcaaccagcCATATACCATAGCTTGCAGATTTCAATACTATAGGACTGATggtgttttaaatatattgatatgtaACCTGAAGTGATTTCTTGAAAACCGCAAACTGTTACTCTACTATTTCATACTTAAAAATATCTGCCAACAATAGTTTATTGTTATCAACTACAATGATATCTTACTGGAGGTAATCCTTATGTTGAACGAAAATGATTGTGACTAAATAATTGGACATAGacagtaaatatatttattgaagtGACACGAAttgtttgcaataaaaaaaaaaaaattcatacacAATATTCATACGTAATAAACAATCAATATCAAGCAAAACATCTGGCTTATGAGacattatatatgaaatattatttacaaattaaaacaatgtaacaataaatatataaatatggtttaaaaaaaatgtcacaccaCTAAGTGGAATAAATGAAGACTTCTTTCtgtattaatattaaaatcatccaaatatgacatatttaaacaatagCTTGATTAGTCAAACATTCAAGTAATCTTGCACACCACTGAAGTCTTTTGGTTTGAtctgaaatagaaaacaaattaattgaGATCGTTTtaggtggagttcgtgttgatCAGCTTTTTCCCcctgttgtgttttgtgtacttttgtttgccattttatcttttttcttatttgccatggagttgtcagtttattttgcaCTTATCGGTTAAAATGGCTTTTTGATATGTGacattatgtataaattttacttGGTGGGGGAGGGGTAAGGGTACAGGGAGGGGGGAAGGATATTATTTCACCAATCTTTGGAATCTGAATAGTTTAAACAGAAAAGTCTcctccccccccaaaaaaaaacacacacacacacacagcaCTGAAACTTAAATGGTCGTTTCCCTTTTATGTAGTTTTTGTAATAACATTCTGGCAACATGTGcgagggggataggacctttatcgtgACTTCTGAAtagggtgtttttaagcttagGATTTCGGGATCGACAATTTCAGGATCcgggaaatgttttttttccaatttcggGTTGTcgggatttaaatttattaaaattcgGGACCTTGGGATTTTGCGTTTTTGAGTCCAGGATTTCGGGATcgggacccctcctatcccacCCGGCCCTTCATCTGCGTATGGTGCGTTTCGTTGTTGTTGCTTGCTTAACTCGCAGTGTCATTTACAGGTACCAATAATATTcatatacagtatatatatcTAATACTTATCGGCTATCTTTAAGCATTATGGAAACAGCATCGTGATAACTGTAGTAAGTTGGAATGCCTTTAACTTCTACTTTTGAGCAACCTTTGACATAGACATGATCAATCAATGTACCACCTTCTGTTGTGGCCTCTTCCACTAGCTGTTGAAATCCTTTTGAAGTCATATAGTCCAGTATGGATCTTTCTCCCTTTAATATGTCTTGATTAAAGTCAcctaaaacaatgatattgttTGAAAGTTCAGTCAATTTGCTTACAAacgaaataaatgttttaagaaatattccAATTTGATACTTCTGAGTTCTATATACTGTTGCCACAAGGACATTCATGGTGGGAATTCTGAAAGTCATACATTCTAGATTTTCCACGGTAATGttacaattttcatattcaGAATCTGTTTTTACATATACTCCTACTCCTCCGTGGCCCATAGCTTGCAAATTCATAAACACAGAATTAGTCGGTGTGTAGGCTGCAGATCTTGGTTGGTGATAAAAATCATAGTTAGGAAGATAAACATGATCAGAGGAAGATTCAAGCCATGTTTCAGTCAGACAGACATAATCTGCATCTGTACAGTCTGAATTAGCCACTAAATCATTTTTATGAGCTCTTAGTCCTTGGATATTGTGATAAACAATAGTTACAAGTGTTTCTTCAGATGATGCTTCTACATTTTCAGTCAGAtaatgtttcattgtttttatgcctTTTATGATATCAGGAtcacagtatatttttttaccaagtGTTTTGTCATCAATTGGTAATATATGAAGCCCTTCTTTTGTAGTAACTCTACTCAATGCAACATATGCCTGGCCATAAGTGAAGCATTTATTCAAATCCACAACTGCTTGTGAAACTGTCAAACCCTGAACTTTATGAACAGTACATGCCCATGCTAACTGCAAAGGAAACTGTTTTCTCGTTCCATTTTTGAATGGTATGTCCTCTGTAGATGGTTCCAATCCAACGCATCTTTTcccatttattgttttttgaatCTTAGCGTTTTTTCCTACTCTCTCAttgtcaaaattgataaaaataacattCGGCAAAGACCCTTCTAAAAATTCTGCAATGCTGACAATAGTGCCCATTACCCCATTTACCAAGCCATCATTGACGGCTTCATTCTTTTTCAGCATTACGCGGGCTCCTTCAGCTAATAGAATTGAAGTTGGGAGACAAATATCAGTTTGTGAAAAATTTGCTGTTTTCTTTCTTAGTTTTCCTGtagctttatttttttcaaaatcttgtgCTTCAATTAACTTAGGTTCACTGGACAGTTTAATAACCATTTCAGTATTGTGAATATTAATCTCATTATTAGTAGCATAAATGTGTAAAGCTTCATCTGTCCCACTACCTATACACtgctttaacatttttaaatctgAGGATTCTAAAGGagaatatttgtcttttatcCTAAGTCTATTCAATAACTGAGCAAACAAACCATCTTCACGTTGTCTCATGACTTCATCTAATTCTACAATAGTGAAGAAATCGTTCCACAGATAGTTCAAAGGATTCGATGGATCATCTACATAAAGTTTATCAGTTTTTCGGCATTTTACTGGTGGTAACTGAAAAAAATCTCCAACAGCTATCACTGAAACCCCACCAAAAGGATCTTTTTCAGGTCTTTTCTTGATCTGACGCAACCGTTCATGAATGAAGAATAACAACCTCTTGTTGACCATTGAGACTTCGTCtatgattaaaatttgtaaattttctaattttgacCTTAAAGTGTTCAGCTTATCTTCACCAAGCATCGCTTTGTCAACAGTAAgagttttgaaaatagaaagaGCATGGTGAATCGTCAATCCATTTATATTGAAGGCTGCAGTGCCAGTTGGTGCAGTCAATAACACTGTCAAATCGTCTGGACTAGGGGAGCAGCGAGCAAGAATTCTTGTGGTTTCATAATATAAGCATTTAATCAGATGGCTTTTTCCTGTTCCAGCACCGCCTGTTACAAAGACGTGAAAAGGAGGGGGATTTTTACCATTGGCTTTTAGGTTGCACCATTCTCTTACCTTATAGAAAATACGCCTTTGTTTCATGTTTAAACCTCTCAACAAGGGTATGACTTCCGACCTTAGTAAACAAGTTTTAATCCCATTTCCACTAACTATCTCTGGCttgttacttttatttaaatctgGTATTCCAAATTCAGGACTATCGACTTCTATGACAGTTGAAGATTTGTCTGCTTCAATGCATTCACGTCTTTCACTCTCTGTTTCTGGACATAGGTCTGCCCACGCATCTTCTTGGTAAtcattttcttccattttttttctgcagCTTCTAGCTCTTTGCCACTTTTCACAAAGTTGGACATGTTAGTATTAACTATTTGTTCGACTGTAACAAGAACCTCTTTCTGATTATACCTTACCATTCCtgatttgtaaaacaattcataggTCAAAAATTGTGGCGGTTTCAACTGTTCCTCTAATCTGTAAGGTAAATATAACTGTAAAATACTTTGGTAGTACTGTTCAGGCGATGTTTCAATGGAAAATCGTGCATATTTGATAATAGCAGGCTGGGTTCTTGTCCGCTTTCTGATGTATCCCATATAATTTTTAAGTTTGAATGTGGtgtcttcatttattttatttggaatcTGTGTTTCTGCTAAAACTGAAAACTCGGAGCAAAATGAAGCTAAACACATCTGATTAAATAATTCAAGTTCTGGTCTACTTTTATATCTATCAGTAATGCTTTTCATCCAAAGTTCGATATCATCACCGTCATCAgtgtcatcatcatcatcgatttcctttgaaggtttttttgtatttgcgcTTTTTGATTTGATTAAAAGTTCTTTTAGAGGAATACTCATTTTACATGGATTTTCTCCAACTGGAATGAATTCAACTTTTCTTGAGCATTCCTTCAAACTTAAGCCGATCACTCTAAAAACAGCTTCTTGGGCACTCAGCTCTCGAAAGTGAAAGTATGCAGTACCTACTTGTTTCATTGTTTGTTGTGCATCCAAATTTCCATCAGCGgcctcattttttgtttgttgtagcAACAGTCCAAGTTCACGTTCTGATTTACTGATGtaacttattatataaacatccccaagggtgactggggtatagaaatatggtcacttggtcttctcccgaccggcagtaaaacgctagccgaagtggggcgtccgtttggctgtgcgggatgtatcaagttcgcagtcacgtccggtcagaagggggacgttaaatccgatgcctcgtgtaaagagagtgccacgctctttgcacgttaagaacccttgcaacaactctctgaggggtccgtaggtggcctgttgcaaggcaaaatttctgtccctatccaatataccctctttttccagtggcagtccatatttctccgaccatcatcccaagtggcctctattgtatcaacctacctattgtatttattgtgaacttgttctcgtcctgaatatgcatgaaatatttgccactggacgttaagcaaccaacaatcaatcaatattatataaacaacacAAGAATAAGCATCTAATATGTATTGTATATCCATATTTGCATCCCATGCTTTCAGGAGATGCGGGTTGTACTGATTGATAAACATTTCATCTTTGTTTCTTTCTAACACAACAGTATTTCTATATGTAACTGACCTAAAGCATTCTTGAAAATCTTCCTGAGATACTCCTGCCCTCATGAATAACTCAGTAGTAGTCAAATTTTCCTTTTCACAGTCTTTGATTACAGCCCATAGAGATTCTAATATCTTTTTAGCTTCTAATGAACTAATTCCCGATTTTGGTTTTTCAACAACATCATCGTCAACATCTTCATCAGTGTCATCAACAACACTACATTCTTCTTCGTCATCCTTAGGTGGGCgtgatataaatgttttttcagAGGGTGGTCTTGGGAAATTAAAACGACACACAGTTCCCTTTTTTCTACAACTTTTTGAATGGTTTTTGCTATGTTGTTGTACAGTAGTGACAATGTCTTTTAGCTCTGAGTCCTCGGTTTCCAGCGGtagtttacatgttatatatttgtcaacaaACTCAGTTACAATATCATCTTCATCTTCATTAAATTTTGGGGCATCTTCTATCCAGAACAAGCAGTGCGTGTGTGGAGAACCTCTCTGTTGAAATTCAACTCTATAAAAGTAGTCAATCACATGGCCAATTGGTTGAGCATCTGACATTATAACATCTTTTAGAAATCTTTTAAATCTACGATCAAACATTCGTGCAGGTGTAACAGGATTACTACAAAGGACTTTACACTTTTCATCCCAAGTAAGTTCGTCAAACTTACGAATATCTCCTTGTTGCTTCAATATTGTTTCTACAATTTCTTTCCATCTGAAGTCTGCAGAAGAAAACGAGGCAAAGAATGTGGGAATACCTAACTGACGAATCATAGCAAAAATATTCTTTTGTTCAGCTTGCCAATAAGGAGGTGTTCCTCTTACAGGTTTCATAAACTTTATTGCCTCATCTTTTCGGAATAACCCATGTAATGTGTCTTTATCACATAGCATTTTGCTTGTTACTTTCTTTCCATTTGAAAACGCCGATCCTTTCCTTAAGGAAATTTGAACATTTGACATAACTCTATCTAGTTCAGACATATATTGACAAAAGAATATATAAGAAGTATCTCTTGCAAATCGGTTTTCTACACTCATTAATCTCAGATTGAAATATCTTAATAAAGATAACTTTTCTTCTCTTTCTTCATTCAATGTGTTTTTACCTGTAGGATAATGTACTGGAAACGTTTGAGCTTCAATACCCTTTGTTCTCAAAAGACTTACAGGGTTATTTTCCTCTGCAGGTGATAGATTGAATTCCTTATCAAACAATGCATCTAAAGCTTCCTGTGCAATATCAGCAGGCTGTAAACATGTGTCTAACTGAACGCCCTGTAAAGTATCATCTAAGTATGTATCCGCTTCATTTGTTTGTTCCTCTGTATTTGACCTATCTTGTAAATTATCATTTAGCGtttcatttgttgttgttgaggTGTCCATGCTCTCTACTTCAGGGCAACATTCGTTATTTTGTAAAGGAATAGGGTTTAACCACTTTTCATTGATTACTATATTTGAATACCACtcattttttccttttaaaaatagcaatgcTTCTTCTAAATGTTTAGTATCAACAAATTGATATTCCTCATAACCCTTATACTGTAATTTCCTTTTGAGCTTCACTTTAACTAAACAATTGTCATCTTCAGATCTAGGCAAAGTAGTAGTTACCTTAAAAATATCTGATGGTACACAAACACATGGTCCATGAACTGCCTTTTGGCCACCTTTAGGTAGAGCAATTATCTTCATGAAAGGAATATTAAGAGAAATTAAATGTTGTTCTAATTGATTTAATCTGCCAAGTTCATTAGGAACATCATCTAATGAtaagttgttaaaaaaagattcaGCAGGCACTTTTCCTTTCTGGATCTTTCTGTGACATGTGTAACAAATCCAAAGAGATTGTCTACTAGTTCCTTGATACTTGCATTCATCTTCGCATCCGTCTAAACATTTATGTAAATACTTATCAGAAATGCAAGTGTCTGCTACATCTTTTGCAGAATCCTTTTGATACAAATCCTTCTTATATTCCATTActtgatttttaaaacaaagtctTAAACAGCAAGCACAAATGTATTCAGGTCCTTCACATACatctttcttaaatttttcaataactTTTGTAATGTCTTTTCCTTCTTCTTTAGAAAGAATTCTTTTAGACAAAGTCTGAGATTTAACATTCTTTCGATGTTCATCATCAGTAGCATACTTGTGAATGCTTGCctgtttagttttaattttgtgtGCATCATCAGTAGCGTATTTGTTAATGGCTGCCTCTTTCAATTTATTTCTGTattcatcattatttttatatttgttaatgctttcatttttcttttcttcccTGTGTGTTTCGTCTGCCAT
The nucleotide sequence above comes from Mytilus trossulus isolate FHL-02 chromosome 5, PNRI_Mtr1.1.1.hap1, whole genome shotgun sequence. Encoded proteins:
- the LOC134717858 gene encoding uncharacterized protein LOC134717858, translating into MFSSESCNIGHPFETKSIIADGNCLFRAISYAVSHTQIFHEKVRQDIIKHSLSISNHLTSLLENQYGTVEEHISGRKMRENNSWGTALEIIAAADLLKTDIYTFYNGEWIKYSSSQIHTNSEINDRAIYLQHIGDLQHYEVVLSVIPEMHKPLENKGVAMKRKCEQNDLFVSKKPRKQNQRTSSLNNENNSSVKSSQKGIHSEEAINEAQYLSKSEKQKLKYHTDSQSRYNTLSAQRKKYSNDDSYRAQKIRKGREKYQNDYKYKLDIKKASKHKNKLKEAAINKYATDDAHKIKTKQASIHKYATDDEHRKNVKSQTLSKRILSKEEGKDITKVIEKFKKDVCEGPEYICACCLRLCFKNQVMEYKKDLYQKDSAKDVADTCISDKYLHKCLDGCEDECKYQGTSRQSLWICYTCHRKIQKGKVPAESFFNNLSLDDVPNELGRLNQLEQHLISLNIPFMKIIALPKGGQKAVHGPCVCVPSDIFKVTTTLPRSEDDNCLVKVKLKRKLQYKGYEEYQFVDTKHLEEALLFLKGKNEWYSNIVINEKWLNPIPLQNNECCPEVESMDTSTTTNETLNDNLQDRSNTEEQTNEADTYLDDTLQGVQLDTCLQPADIAQEALDALFDKEFNLSPAEENNPVSLLRTKGIEAQTFPVHYPTGKNTLNEEREEKLSLLRYFNLRLMSVENRFARDTSYIFFCQYMSELDRVMSNVQISLRKGSAFSNGKKVTSKMLCDKDTLHGLFRKDEAIKFMKPVRGTPPYWQAEQKNIFAMIRQLGIPTFFASFSSADFRWKEIVETILKQQGDIRKFDELTWDEKCKVLCSNPVTPARMFDRRFKRFLKDVIMSDAQPIGHVIDYFYRVEFQQRGSPHTHCLFWIEDAPKFNEDEDDIVTEFVDKYITCKLPLETEDSELKDIVTTVQQHSKNHSKSCRKKGTVCRFNFPRPPSEKTFISRPPKDDEEECSVVDDTDEDVDDDVVEKPKSGISSLEAKKILESLWAVIKDCEKENLTTTELFMRAGVSQEDFQECFSYISKSERELGLLLQQTKNEAADGNLDAQQTMKQVGTAYFHFRELSAQEAVFRVIGLSLKECSRKVEFIPVGENPCKMSIPLKELLIKSKSANTKKPSKEIDDDDDTDDGDDIELWMKSITDRYKSRPELELFNQMCLASFCSEFSVLAETQIPNKINEDTTFKLKNYMGYIRKRTRTQPAIIKYARFSIETSPEQYYQSILQLYLPYRLEEQLKPPQFLTYELFYKSGMWQRARSCRKKMEENDYQEDAWADLCPETESERRECIEADKSSTVIEVDSPEFGIPDLNKSNKPEIVSGNGIKTCLLRSEVIPLLRGLNMKQRRIFYKVREWCNLKANGKNPPPFHVFVTGGAGTGKSHLIKCLYYETTRILARCSPSPDDLTVLLTAPTGTAAFNINGLTIHHALSIFKTLTVDKAMLGEDKLNTLRSKLENLQILIIDEVSMVNKRLLFFIHERLRQIKKRPEKDPFGGVSVIAVGDFFQLPPVKCRKTDKLYVDDPSNPLNYLWNDFFTIVELDEVMRQREDGLFAQLLNRLRIKDKYSPLESSDLKMLKQCIGSGTDEALHIYATNNEINIHNTEMVIKLSSEPKLIEAQDFEKNKATGKLRKKTANFSQTDICLPTSILLAEGARVMLKKNEAVNDGLVNGVMGTIVSIAEFLEGSLPNVIFINFDNERVGKNAKIQKTINGKRCVGLEPSTEDIPFKNGTRKQFPLQLAWACTVHKVQGLTVSQAVVDLNKCFTYGQAYVALSRVTTKEGLHILPIDDKTLGKKIYCDPDIIKGIKTMKHYLTENVEASSEETLVTIVYHNIQGLRAHKNDLVANSDCTDADYVCLTETWLESSSDHVYLPNYDFYHQPRSAAYTPTNSVFMNLQAMGHGGVGVYVKTDSEYENCNITVENLECMTFRIPTMNVLVATVYRTQKYQIGIFLKTFISFVSKLTELSNNIIVLGDFNQDILKGERSILDYMTSKGFQQLVEEATTEGGTLIDHVYVKGCSKVEVKGIPTYYSYHDAVSIMLKDSR